The Streptomyces phaeolivaceus genome has a window encoding:
- a CDS encoding lipid-transfer protein, translated as MSVRTRDRLGGRAAIVGIGATDFSKDSGRSELRLAVEAVRAALDDAGLVPADVDGMVTFTMDTSPEITVAQAAGIGELSFFSRVHYGGGAACATVQQAALAVATGVAEVVVCYRAFNERSGRRFGSGVRHREPSAEGVALGWTLPFGLLTPASWVAMAAQRYLYAYGLTPEAFGHVAVVDRKYAATNPAAYFHGRPITLDEHAASRWIVEPLRLLDCCQETDGGQALVVTSVERARDLPRPPAVVVAAAQGAGRAQQQMTGFYDSDLTGLPEMGVVARQLRRTSGLGPDDIDVGILYDHFTPFVLMQLEEFGFCGPGEAADFVAEERLPLNTHGGQLGEAYLHGMNGVAEAVRQLRGTSVNQVPGAGRVLVTAGTGVPTSGLVLGTDG; from the coding sequence GTGAGCGTACGGACCAGGGACCGGCTCGGCGGGCGCGCGGCGATCGTCGGCATCGGCGCGACCGACTTCTCCAAGGACTCGGGCCGCAGTGAGCTGCGGCTGGCCGTGGAAGCGGTGCGGGCGGCGCTCGACGACGCGGGGCTGGTGCCCGCGGACGTGGACGGGATGGTGACGTTCACGATGGACACCAGCCCGGAGATCACGGTCGCGCAGGCGGCCGGCATCGGTGAGCTGTCCTTCTTCTCGCGCGTCCACTACGGCGGCGGCGCCGCGTGCGCGACCGTGCAGCAGGCGGCGCTGGCGGTCGCGACGGGCGTTGCGGAGGTCGTGGTCTGCTACCGCGCGTTCAACGAGCGCTCGGGGCGGCGGTTCGGCTCCGGCGTACGCCACCGGGAGCCGTCGGCGGAGGGCGTGGCGCTGGGTTGGACGCTGCCGTTCGGGCTGCTCACCCCCGCCTCCTGGGTGGCGATGGCGGCCCAGCGCTATCTGTACGCGTACGGGCTGACCCCCGAGGCGTTCGGGCACGTGGCCGTGGTGGACCGCAAGTACGCGGCGACGAATCCGGCGGCCTACTTCCACGGCCGCCCGATCACCCTCGACGAGCACGCGGCCTCGCGTTGGATCGTCGAACCGCTGCGGCTGCTGGACTGCTGCCAGGAGACGGACGGCGGCCAGGCGCTCGTGGTGACCTCGGTGGAGCGGGCGCGGGATCTGCCGAGGCCGCCCGCCGTGGTCGTGGCCGCCGCCCAGGGCGCGGGCCGGGCGCAGCAGCAGATGACCGGCTTCTACGACAGCGATCTCACGGGGCTGCCGGAGATGGGCGTCGTCGCCCGCCAGCTCCGGCGCACCTCGGGGCTCGGCCCGGACGACATCGACGTGGGCATCCTCTACGACCACTTCACACCGTTCGTGCTGATGCAGCTGGAGGAGTTCGGGTTCTGCGGCCCGGGTGAGGCGGCCGACTTCGTCGCGGAGGAGCGGCTGCCGCTCAACACCCACGGCGGGCAGCTCGGCGAGGCGTATCTGCACGGGATGAACGGCGTCGCGGAGGCGGTACGGCAGCTGCGGGGCACCTCCGTGAACCAGGTGCCCGGCGCCGGGCGGGTGCTGGTGACGGCGGGGACGGGGGTGCCGACCTCGGGGTTGGTGCTGGGGACGGACGGGTGA
- a CDS encoding bifunctional MaoC family dehydratase N-terminal/OB-fold nucleic acid binding domain-containing protein: protein MVEDLSVRLKAYEGRAAVRGGRGKDPVNSPMIRHWCEALGDTNPAYTGADAVAPATMLQVWTMGGLSGHETRAPAYDELLALLDGAGYTSVVATDCEQEYLRALRPGDEIVFDSVVESVSERKTTRLGTGHFVTTRMDVWVGDELVGTHRFRILKYAPADRPTSAAGGPPSRQPAERPERSERPERSERPERSERPERSERPERSERPERPERPERSERSERSEQPEQPEQPEQPEQPERSGRPERSEPPRRPRPVVNRDNSGFWEGVSRHRLLIQRCVGCATLRLPWLPGCNACGRAEWDTVEACGEGTVYSYVVMHHPPFPAFDPPYAVGLIELAEGVRMVGDVIGVPYDKVRIGMPVRLVFVRCDAELELPMFRAVAEGVVSE, encoded by the coding sequence ATGGTCGAGGACCTGTCCGTACGGCTCAAGGCCTATGAGGGGCGCGCGGCCGTCCGCGGCGGCCGTGGCAAGGATCCCGTCAACTCGCCCATGATCAGGCACTGGTGCGAGGCACTGGGGGACACCAACCCGGCGTACACCGGGGCGGACGCCGTCGCCCCGGCCACCATGCTCCAGGTGTGGACGATGGGCGGACTGAGCGGGCACGAGACCCGCGCGCCGGCGTACGACGAACTCCTCGCGCTGCTCGACGGCGCCGGGTACACCTCCGTCGTCGCCACCGACTGCGAGCAGGAGTATCTGCGGGCGCTGCGGCCGGGGGACGAGATCGTGTTCGACTCGGTCGTCGAGTCGGTGTCGGAGCGGAAGACCACCCGGCTCGGGACCGGGCACTTCGTCACGACCCGGATGGATGTGTGGGTGGGCGACGAACTCGTCGGCACCCATCGCTTCCGGATCCTCAAGTACGCGCCGGCGGACCGACCGACGAGCGCGGCGGGCGGACCACCGTCCCGGCAACCGGCTGAACGGCCTGAACGGTCCGAGCGGCCTGAACGGTCCGAGCGGCCTGAACGGTCCGAGCGGCCTGAACGGTCCGAGCGGCCTGAACGGTCCGAGCGGCCTGAACGGCCTGAACGGCCTGAACGGTCCGAACGGTCCGAACGGTCCGAACAGCCCGAACAGCCCGAACAGCCCGAACAGCCCGAACAGCCCGAGCGGTCCGGGCGGCCCGAGCGGTCCGAACCGCCGCGCCGCCCCCGTCCCGTCGTCAATCGCGACAACTCCGGCTTCTGGGAAGGCGTCTCGCGCCATCGGCTCCTCATCCAGCGCTGCGTCGGCTGCGCCACCCTCCGCCTCCCCTGGCTGCCGGGCTGCAACGCCTGCGGTCGCGCCGAGTGGGACACGGTCGAGGCGTGCGGCGAGGGGACCGTGTACTCGTACGTCGTCATGCACCACCCGCCCTTCCCGGCCTTCGATCCGCCGTACGCCGTCGGGCTGATCGAGCTGGCGGAGGGGGTGCGGATGGTCGGCGACGTGATCGGGGTGCCGTACGACAAGGTGCGGATCGGGATGCCCGTACGGCTCGTGTTCGTGCGCTGTGACGCGGAGTTGGAGCTTCCGATGTTCCGCGCGGTGGCGGAGGGGGTGGTGTCCGAGTGA
- a CDS encoding MaoC/PaaZ C-terminal domain-containing protein → MRVEAGQTLPSLEIEITRTLVVAGAIASRDYQDVHHDPELARRRGSPDVFMNILTTNGLVGRYITDHFGPAAVLRKVAIRLGAPNYPGDTMVLTGTVESVESVESVESMEAVGGRTATVRIVGENGIGRHVTGTVTVSLGETE, encoded by the coding sequence GTGAGGGTCGAGGCCGGGCAGACGCTGCCTTCGCTGGAGATCGAGATCACCCGCACGCTCGTCGTCGCGGGGGCGATCGCCTCGCGCGACTACCAGGACGTGCACCACGATCCGGAGCTGGCGCGGCGGCGCGGGTCGCCGGACGTCTTCATGAACATCCTGACGACGAACGGGCTGGTGGGGCGGTACATCACGGACCACTTCGGGCCGGCCGCCGTCCTGCGGAAGGTGGCGATCCGGCTGGGCGCGCCCAACTACCCGGGCGACACGATGGTGTTGACGGGCACAGTCGAGTCGGTGGAGTCGGTGGAGTCGGTCGAGTCGATGGAGGCGGTCGGCGGCCGTACGGCCACGGTCAGGATCGTCGGCGAGAACGGCATCGGACGACATGTCACCGGCACGGTGACCGTGAGCCTGGGGGAGACGGAGTGA
- a CDS encoding SigE family RNA polymerase sigma factor, producing the protein MTTPVCTSASKAAAPVPRTLTTSARPTASSVSSLANLSHPSYPSHPSYPSYPSYPSFSAYVKARQPVLLRTARSLTANPCDAEDLLQTALAKTYVAWERIEDHRALDGYVRRALLNTRTSQWRKRKVDEFACDELPEPEGVQAADPAEQQALHDAMWRAIMKLPARQRAMVVLRYYEDLSEVQTAEMLGVSVGTVKSAVSRALGKLREDPELEPVR; encoded by the coding sequence ATGACCACACCCGTCTGCACCAGCGCTTCGAAGGCCGCTGCACCAGTGCCGCGGACCCTGACGACCTCGGCCCGGCCGACCGCGTCCAGCGTGTCGAGTCTGGCGAACCTGTCGCACCCGTCGTACCCGTCGCACCCGTCGTACCCGTCGTACCCGTCGTACCCGTCGTTCTCGGCGTATGTGAAGGCCCGCCAGCCGGTGCTGCTGCGGACCGCACGGTCGCTGACCGCGAACCCGTGCGACGCCGAGGACCTGCTGCAGACGGCGCTGGCCAAGACGTATGTCGCGTGGGAGCGCATCGAGGACCACCGGGCCCTCGACGGCTATGTGCGCCGGGCGCTGCTGAACACCCGGACGTCCCAGTGGCGCAAGCGCAAGGTGGACGAGTTCGCGTGCGACGAACTGCCGGAGCCCGAGGGCGTCCAGGCCGCCGACCCGGCCGAGCAGCAGGCGCTGCACGACGCGATGTGGCGGGCGATCATGAAGCTGCCGGCGCGGCAGCGGGCGATGGTCGTCCTCAGGTACTACGAGGACCTCAGCGAGGTGCAGACGGCCGAGATGCTCGGTGTCTCGGTCGGCACGGTGAAGTCGGCGGTGTCGCGCGCGCTGGGAAAGCTGCGCGAGGACCCCGAGCTGGAACCCGTGCGGTAG
- a CDS encoding long-chain fatty acid--CoA ligase — protein sequence MLSTMQDVPLLISRILTHGSSIHGTSQVITWTGEGEPERRSYAEIGARAAQLAHALREDLGVDGDERVATLMWNNSEHVEAYFAIPSMGAVLHTLNLRLPPEQLAWIVNHAADRVIIANGSLLPLLAPLLPHLKPVEHVVVAGPGDRSLLAGASVQVHEYEDLIAGKPTTYDWPEMDERSAAAMCYTSGTTGDPKGVVYSHRSIYLHSMQVNMAQSMGLTDVDLSLVVVPQFHVNAWGLPHATFMTGVNMLMPDRFLQPGPLAEMIETLKPSHAAAVPTIWQGLLAELSARPREVASLTQVTIGGSACPPALMQAFDKLGMRVCHAWGMTETSPLGTIARPPAGVEPGSEEELAYRLTQGRFPASVEARLTGPGGERILWDGESAGELEVRGPWIAGAYFGGQGAEPVRPDDKFSEDGWLKTGDVGTISPDGFLTLTDRAKDVIKSGGEWISSVELENALMAHPDVAEAAVVAVPDEKWGERPLATVVLKEGSTTDFTALRSFLAEEGGIAKWQLPERWTIIESVPKTSVGKFDKKVLRRQYAEGTLDVTQI from the coding sequence GTGCTGAGCACCATGCAGGACGTACCGCTGTTGATCTCCAGGATCCTGACCCACGGGTCGAGCATCCACGGGACGTCGCAGGTGATCACTTGGACCGGCGAGGGCGAGCCCGAACGCCGCTCCTACGCCGAGATCGGCGCCCGCGCCGCGCAGTTGGCCCACGCCCTGCGCGAGGACCTCGGGGTCGACGGCGACGAGCGCGTCGCCACCCTCATGTGGAACAACTCGGAGCACGTGGAGGCGTACTTCGCGATTCCCTCCATGGGAGCCGTCCTCCACACCCTCAATCTGCGGCTGCCCCCCGAGCAGCTCGCCTGGATCGTCAACCACGCCGCCGACCGCGTGATCATCGCCAACGGTTCGCTGCTGCCCCTCCTCGCGCCGCTCCTCCCGCACCTCAAGCCGGTGGAGCATGTCGTCGTCGCCGGGCCCGGCGACCGGTCGCTGCTCGCCGGAGCGAGCGTCCAGGTGCACGAGTACGAGGACCTGATCGCCGGCAAGCCGACCACGTACGACTGGCCCGAGATGGACGAACGCTCCGCCGCGGCCATGTGTTACACCTCCGGCACCACCGGCGACCCCAAGGGCGTCGTCTACTCCCACCGCTCGATCTATCTGCACTCCATGCAGGTCAACATGGCCCAGTCCATGGGCCTGACGGACGTGGACCTCTCGCTGGTCGTCGTCCCGCAGTTCCATGTCAACGCCTGGGGCCTGCCGCACGCGACCTTCATGACCGGCGTCAACATGCTGATGCCGGACCGGTTCCTGCAGCCCGGCCCGCTCGCCGAGATGATCGAGACGCTGAAGCCGTCGCACGCCGCCGCCGTGCCCACCATCTGGCAGGGCCTGCTCGCGGAGCTGTCCGCCCGTCCGCGCGAAGTCGCCTCGCTCACCCAGGTCACCATCGGTGGCTCGGCCTGCCCGCCGGCCCTGATGCAGGCCTTCGACAAGCTCGGGATGCGTGTCTGCCATGCCTGGGGCATGACGGAGACCTCCCCGCTCGGCACGATCGCCCGGCCGCCGGCCGGTGTGGAGCCGGGCTCGGAGGAGGAGCTTGCCTACCGCCTCACTCAGGGCCGCTTCCCCGCCTCCGTCGAGGCCCGTCTCACCGGCCCCGGCGGCGAGCGCATCCTCTGGGACGGCGAGTCCGCCGGTGAGCTGGAGGTCCGCGGCCCCTGGATCGCGGGCGCGTACTTCGGTGGCCAGGGCGCCGAACCCGTCCGTCCCGACGACAAGTTCAGCGAGGACGGCTGGCTGAAGACGGGCGACGTCGGCACGATCAGCCCCGACGGCTTCCTCACCCTCACCGACCGCGCCAAGGACGTCATCAAGTCCGGCGGCGAGTGGATCTCCTCGGTCGAGCTGGAGAACGCCCTCATGGCCCACCCGGACGTCGCCGAGGCCGCCGTCGTCGCCGTACCGGACGAGAAGTGGGGCGAACGCCCCCTCGCCACGGTCGTGCTGAAGGAGGGCTCCACCACCGACTTCACCGCCCTCCGCTCCTTCCTCGCCGAGGAGGGCGGCATCGCCAAGTGGCAGCTCCCCGAGCGCTGGACGATCATCGAGTCCGTGCCGAAGACGAGCGTGGGCAAGTTCGACAAGAAGGTGCTGCGACGGCAGTACGCGGAGGGCACGTTGGACGTGACGCAGATCTAG
- a CDS encoding PAS domain-containing protein — translation MSSRPSRGAARLAAILDALPDALVLVNANGTVVNANTIALEAFETPGTALVGRGLLDLLPEFDSRLIPGSMRRPDTMDPTGRTKPTRMTARRTDGSEFPVEVTSANLENGQQAYDGYGYANDELLMLVVRDLSGTVDTEAELARSQRQTEMILRAASEGVVGTDTDGRIVLVNPAAAQILGYRASDLGGRELHTLVLHSREDGAPFPYGESPLADTLRSGRKHRVRGQVLWSKNGEKVSVDLTTAPVRDGDQLVGAVMTFTDRRPYDKLAEEKDAEAETHAEELERLAKEHTEEIAGVREEHTAELAELSEQHAEELAAGDERYAALGEREKDRYEALAARHEQLLAVLGTSLRGPLDQLRGELGTLAADDAGQLWPEANQVLHHLTAGYSRITTLIDNVLGYQRIDAGEDDLVRTAVMLDAVVAAGVDGAVELVGPGRVQFAVHAPPIEAEVDQVRLATALAHLIADVAGVDATGNAPMSTGGYMDNTVVVAAAQRGEVVRIEVRGPYAGGDPVHQPIVQGIVRAHGGVLQTVEVPGMSGSAYVLEVPLGGGAGAVPAAALPAVVGADVDSGTVATGAEVALPEQAPGGGGRRRARRSSVDAFLESEDAPEGREAEAPAAPTGRRRRRAEDAAVAMVAANGAQPAGAGEGPAQDAEAEGSGGTGRRRGRVASAEAAGESVAAEGAVVTAAEHAAGAAAVANGLGGTVPPQGVPAPSGRRARREPAAQNALPPALPAGPSPVTGVNAADAEPGSGSESGSGSGSGSGSGEASGAQQPTGRRRRALDSAEERPAAPEPGARAVFALPPAEADRGPEYAQAAGLGPVPLPPGPGAPGAPMPLPLPAGTNEPTAPVRGGEGYDGEGGPGGAGAGQGPGVAAGQMPGAAQVQIPGAGQAPGPGQVVAPGQVSGVPGQVSGVPGQVSGVPGQVSGVPGQVSGVPGQVSGVPGQVSGVPGQVSGVPAGGVDDGRHDSAAHDPSDDHTPPQPHPVPTPTGRRRAVRQATPQQGEGVATIAPAQEMSAQGAPAQGIPPQGGPGQPVPTPAVAAAPGQPVPAGVAAAQAAAVQALPGQAAPGQPAVGQPVAAAQGAVPPQGVPGGQQQVPQQGGLLGHSVVVPGAQPVQGAAQPVPAQGAPGVQQPGPTQPTPAPAQAEAPGTPPQQPQSWPDPRHETSGVGIPVTAPQAPLPPQSTPSSGTPLPPEVAVQQQPRAAQPLPAEAAAPTQAQTPAQAQAQAQTQTQARPKNAVPAPAPVDPNSTHGRAISVRTLGQGVPFSRQGSPQAQAQAQAQAQAQAQAGVHPQSGATPAPNQPGGSGRRRKLGTPPQPTGDRPESAARPHPQSTPTNGTGLRLGTGQTPPPAQAAQPQQVSQASAGGQAPLPAQPSLAGQVPLPPQPSLAGQSRLTGRTEGAGRSYAIGAPDENADEGPEPLDGPGGAVEVPDRPHPQPMDDELPPEPLDNPRRLLVWPAPDATTHQALSDRGYRPVIVNSREDVDAQIAAYPAALFVDPLTGPITRTALQSLRQAAVAAEVPVLVTAGLGQATREAAYGADPAILLKALAPRDSEQHPPRVLLIEEHAEIALALTATLERRGMQVARAASDADAVTLAAQMRPNLVVMDLLQVHRRQAGIIDWLRTNGQLNRTPLVVYTAAVDQSELPRLASGETVLFLAERSTSTEVQTRIVDLLARVGTN, via the coding sequence GTGAGCAGCAGGCCATCCCGAGGCGCTGCTCGCCTCGCAGCCATACTGGACGCGCTGCCCGACGCGTTGGTGCTGGTCAACGCCAACGGGACCGTCGTCAACGCGAACACGATCGCCCTGGAGGCCTTCGAGACCCCCGGGACCGCGTTGGTCGGACGCGGGTTGCTGGACCTGTTGCCCGAGTTCGACTCGCGGCTCATCCCGGGCTCCATGCGGCGGCCCGACACCATGGACCCGACCGGGCGGACCAAGCCGACCCGGATGACCGCCCGCCGGACCGACGGCAGCGAGTTCCCGGTCGAGGTCACAAGCGCGAATCTGGAGAACGGGCAGCAGGCGTACGACGGTTACGGCTACGCCAATGACGAGCTGCTCATGCTGGTCGTACGGGATCTTTCGGGCACCGTCGACACCGAGGCCGAACTCGCGCGTTCGCAACGGCAGACCGAGATGATCCTGCGGGCCGCGTCCGAGGGCGTGGTCGGGACGGACACGGACGGGCGGATCGTCCTTGTCAATCCGGCCGCCGCCCAAATACTGGGTTATCGGGCCAGTGACCTCGGCGGACGTGAGCTGCACACGCTCGTGCTGCACTCCCGCGAGGACGGCGCCCCCTTCCCGTACGGCGAGTCGCCGCTCGCGGACACCCTGCGGTCCGGGCGCAAGCACCGGGTGCGCGGGCAGGTGCTGTGGTCGAAGAACGGCGAGAAGGTGTCGGTCGATCTGACGACCGCGCCGGTGCGTGACGGGGATCAGCTCGTCGGCGCCGTGATGACGTTCACCGACCGGCGGCCGTACGACAAGCTCGCCGAGGAGAAGGACGCCGAGGCCGAGACGCACGCGGAGGAGCTGGAGCGGCTCGCCAAGGAGCACACGGAGGAGATCGCCGGTGTGCGCGAGGAGCACACCGCCGAGCTGGCCGAGCTGAGCGAGCAGCACGCCGAGGAACTGGCCGCCGGAGACGAGCGGTACGCGGCGCTCGGGGAGCGCGAGAAGGACCGGTACGAGGCGCTGGCCGCACGGCACGAGCAGCTGCTCGCGGTGCTTGGCACCTCGCTGCGCGGCCCCCTCGACCAACTCCGCGGCGAACTGGGCACCCTCGCCGCCGACGACGCCGGGCAGCTGTGGCCCGAGGCCAACCAGGTGCTGCATCATCTGACCGCCGGGTACTCGCGGATCACGACGCTCATCGACAACGTCCTCGGCTATCAGCGGATCGACGCGGGCGAGGACGACCTCGTACGGACGGCCGTCATGCTCGACGCGGTCGTGGCTGCCGGTGTCGACGGGGCCGTGGAACTGGTCGGGCCGGGGCGGGTGCAGTTCGCCGTGCACGCGCCGCCCATCGAGGCCGAGGTGGACCAGGTGCGGCTCGCGACCGCGCTCGCCCATCTCATCGCGGATGTCGCCGGTGTCGACGCGACGGGCAACGCGCCCATGTCCACCGGCGGCTACATGGACAACACCGTCGTCGTGGCCGCCGCGCAGCGCGGTGAGGTCGTCCGGATCGAGGTGCGCGGGCCGTACGCCGGGGGAGACCCGGTGCATCAGCCGATCGTCCAGGGGATCGTGCGGGCGCACGGCGGGGTGCTCCAGACCGTCGAGGTGCCCGGGATGAGCGGCAGCGCGTATGTGCTGGAGGTGCCGCTGGGCGGCGGTGCCGGGGCCGTGCCCGCCGCCGCGCTGCCCGCCGTGGTGGGCGCCGACGTCGACTCCGGGACCGTGGCCACCGGTGCCGAGGTCGCCCTTCCCGAGCAGGCCCCCGGTGGGGGCGGCCGACGGCGGGCACGGCGGTCGTCCGTGGACGCGTTCCTGGAGAGCGAGGACGCCCCCGAGGGCCGCGAGGCCGAGGCCCCTGCCGCCCCGACCGGGCGGCGCCGGCGCAGGGCCGAGGACGCGGCGGTCGCGATGGTCGCCGCGAACGGGGCTCAGCCGGCCGGTGCCGGTGAGGGTCCCGCGCAGGACGCCGAGGCCGAGGGCTCCGGAGGGACCGGGCGGCGCCGTGGGCGGGTCGCCTCGGCCGAGGCCGCCGGTGAGTCGGTGGCCGCCGAGGGCGCGGTCGTCACGGCCGCCGAGCACGCGGCGGGTGCCGCCGCCGTCGCCAACGGACTGGGTGGGACGGTGCCGCCGCAGGGCGTGCCCGCGCCCAGCGGGCGCCGCGCGCGCCGGGAGCCCGCCGCACAGAACGCGTTGCCGCCGGCGCTGCCCGCGGGGCCGAGCCCGGTCACCGGGGTGAACGCCGCCGATGCCGAACCCGGCTCCGGCTCGGAATCGGGCTCCGGCTCCGGCTCCGGCTCCGGCTCCGGTGAGGCGTCCGGCGCGCAGCAGCCCACCGGGCGCCGTCGTCGTGCCCTCGACAGTGCGGAGGAGCGCCCCGCCGCGCCCGAGCCGGGTGCGCGAGCCGTCTTCGCCCTGCCTCCGGCCGAGGCCGACCGGGGGCCCGAGTACGCGCAGGCCGCCGGGCTCGGACCGGTACCGCTGCCCCCGGGACCGGGCGCGCCCGGCGCACCCATGCCGCTCCCGCTGCCCGCTGGAACCAACGAGCCCACCGCACCCGTGCGGGGTGGGGAGGGGTACGACGGTGAGGGCGGCCCGGGTGGGGCCGGTGCGGGGCAGGGTCCTGGCGTGGCTGCGGGGCAGATGCCCGGCGCCGCTCAGGTTCAGATCCCCGGTGCCGGTCAAGCCCCGGGACCGGGCCAAGTCGTCGCCCCGGGTCAGGTGTCGGGTGTTCCGGGCCAGGTCTCAGGTGTTCCGGGCCAGGTCTCAGGTGTTCCGGGCCAGGTCTCAGGTGTTCCGGGCCAGGTCTCAGGTGTTCCGGGCCAGGTCTCAGGTGTTCCGGGCCAGGTCTCGGGCGTCCCGGGCCAGGTCTCGGGTGTTCCGGCCGGTGGTGTCGACGACGGGCGCCATGACTCCGCGGCGCACGACCCGTCCGACGACCACACACCGCCGCAGCCGCACCCGGTGCCCACTCCCACGGGTCGCCGCCGGGCGGTACGGCAGGCCACTCCCCAGCAGGGCGAGGGCGTCGCCACGATCGCGCCCGCGCAGGAGATGTCGGCCCAGGGCGCTCCCGCTCAGGGGATCCCTCCGCAGGGCGGACCCGGACAGCCGGTGCCCACGCCGGCCGTCGCCGCCGCTCCCGGTCAACCCGTCCCGGCCGGGGTCGCCGCCGCACAGGCCGCCGCCGTGCAGGCCCTCCCCGGGCAGGCGGCTCCCGGACAGCCCGCCGTCGGACAGCCCGTCGCCGCCGCTCAGGGTGCCGTCCCGCCGCAGGGTGTCCCCGGCGGTCAGCAGCAGGTGCCCCAGCAGGGCGGCCTCCTCGGCCACTCCGTCGTCGTACCGGGCGCCCAACCGGTTCAAGGCGCCGCTCAGCCCGTGCCCGCCCAGGGCGCACCCGGCGTCCAGCAGCCCGGCCCCACTCAGCCGACCCCTGCACCCGCTCAGGCCGAGGCCCCCGGCACACCCCCGCAGCAGCCCCAGTCCTGGCCCGACCCCCGTCACGAGACCTCCGGCGTGGGCATCCCCGTAACTGCTCCGCAGGCGCCGCTGCCCCCGCAGTCCACCCCCTCCTCGGGCACCCCACTGCCGCCGGAGGTCGCCGTACAGCAGCAGCCGCGCGCCGCACAGCCGTTGCCCGCCGAAGCCGCGGCCCCGACACAGGCCCAGACCCCGGCCCAAGCACAGGCGCAGGCGCAGACGCAGACGCAGGCCAGGCCGAAGAACGCGGTACCCGCCCCCGCTCCCGTCGACCCCAACTCCACCCACGGACGGGCGATCAGCGTCCGGACGCTCGGTCAGGGCGTCCCCTTCTCCCGCCAGGGCAGCCCCCAGGCGCAGGCCCAGGCACAAGCGCAGGCGCAGGCGCAGGCGCAGGCAGGCGTCCATCCCCAGAGCGGCGCCACGCCCGCGCCGAACCAGCCCGGTGGTTCCGGTCGGCGCCGCAAGCTGGGGACGCCTCCCCAGCCGACCGGCGATCGCCCCGAGTCGGCCGCGCGCCCCCACCCGCAGTCCACGCCGACCAACGGCACCGGCCTTCGCCTCGGCACCGGGCAGACCCCGCCCCCCGCCCAGGCGGCCCAGCCCCAGCAGGTGTCGCAGGCCTCGGCGGGCGGCCAGGCCCCACTGCCCGCGCAGCCCTCGCTCGCCGGGCAGGTGCCGCTCCCGCCGCAGCCGTCCCTCGCGGGGCAGTCCCGGCTGACGGGCCGTACGGAGGGTGCCGGGCGGTCGTACGCCATAGGGGCGCCCGACGAGAACGCGGACGAAGGTCCCGAGCCGCTCGACGGTCCCGGCGGCGCGGTGGAGGTCCCCGACCGGCCCCATCCGCAGCCGATGGACGACGAGTTGCCGCCGGAGCCGCTGGACAACCCGCGCCGGCTGCTGGTGTGGCCCGCGCCGGACGCGACGACCCACCAGGCGCTGAGCGACCGCGGCTACCGTCCCGTCATCGTGAACTCCCGCGAGGACGTGGACGCCCAGATCGCCGCCTACCCGGCCGCCCTGTTCGTCGACCCGTTGACCGGGCCCATCACCCGCACGGCACTCCAGTCGCTGCGCCAGGCCGCCGTGGCCGCCGAGGTTCCCGTCCTCGTCACGGCGGGACTCGGCCAGGCGACGCGCGAGGCGGCGTACGGTGCCGACCCGGCGATCCTGCTGAAGGCGCTCGCGCCGCGCGACTCCGAGCAGCACCCGCCGCGCGTCCTGCTCATCGAGGAGCACGCGGAGATCGCGCTCGCCCTGACCGCGACGCTGGAACGGCGTGGCATGCAGGTCGCGCGGGCCGCGTCGGACGCGGACGCCGTCACGCTGGCCGCGCAGATGCGGCCCAACCTCGTGGTGATGGATCTGCTCCAGGTGCACCGCCGCCAGGCCGGAATCATCGACTGGCTGCGCACGAACGGCCAGTTGAACCGCACCCCGCTCGTCGTCTACACCGCCGCCGTCGACCAGTCCGAACTCCCGCGTCTGGCCTCGGGGGAGACGGTCCTCTTCCTCGCGGAACGCTCCACGAGCACCGAGGTGCAGACCCGGATCGTGGACCTGTTGGCACGAGTCGGCACGAACTGA